The nucleotide window TCCATAATTTTCTCAGAATATGCTGAGAAATGGAAAGAAAGTTTCTAGGACTATGAGCAATAGATGGACTAGCCTTATCTAGTAAAAAAACAATAGCCTAATTGAACTGATAAGCTTCAGACCTGTTATAATGCCATATCACTGAATCTTTACATCCCAAAGGAGCTACTAGAATTGATTTTATAGCTCTAGCAACCTCTACTTCAAATAATGAGTCCACTAACTCATTCTTCCATTACAGACAGTCATGATCAATTAAATCAGAGACATAGTTAATATCCAAAGGACAGTGATTGGGTCATTGGACTTTGAAATCTTGCACATGAGGAACCCAAAGGTCATATCAAATGAGAGTATCCCTCCCATCTCCTACATTGTGTCTAATCCCTTCCTTCAAAATATTGCTTCCTTCTAGAAGGCTTTGCTAAACCCAAGAGCTTTCCTTTTAAGAGGAAGGGGCTTGCCATAAAGAATTATGAGGGAAATAGAGACCTTTAATCATTCGGGCCCATAAGGAAGAAGGATTTTGAATTAATCTCCAACACTATTTTGCTAAACAAGCCAAATTAAAGAGCTTGAAATCCTTAAACCCCATATCCCCTTTATCTTTTCTATTCATAGCATCCTTCCAACTTATCTAGTGCAACTTTTTCTCCTTATCCCTTCTTCCCTACCATAAGTTAGAAACCAAACTATTAAGTTGCTTGCAACAGCTTAAAGGGAATTTGAGAATAGCCATAGAATAATTAGGAATGGCACACAAGACAAATTTGATAAGAGTTTCCCTACCAGCTTGAGAAAGTAGTTTATGCTTCCAAGATTGAGTTTTGGACATCAATTTGTCTTTAATAAACTTTAAAGCTTGCACTATTGATCTACCCAAAGGGCAAGAAGCCTAGGATATTTATCATCAAACTTCATTTCTTGCATATTTAGCAAAGATAAAAATATCATGCTTTAAAACCATAGGAGCTTTCTtgctaaaataaataattaatttaatgaagtTTACCCTTTGTTCAGTAGCTAGTTGCTGTGTAACGAGATATAATCTCTTTAATTTTTGAAGCCTCATGACGGCTAGCCTCTCACAAAGAAGAGTATTATCTGTAAATAGAGCATTAGTTATGATAGGAGAATGTCTATTCAAAATTGTGATCAAATTTGATGGAAGCTCTAAAACAATTTTGTGATCAAGAAAATCAAAGGAtgacttttttaattttaattttcatgttatCATTTTATAAATTCTACATATTCTCTCGTATGTGCGTTTTTTCATACGGTTTATTGAATAGGATCTTAAGAATATTTTAATTCACTAATAAGTTGAAGCTTGTCATATGACACTTCAAAAGTttacatgttttttttttttttttttttttttaatttggggTGAAAATGATAAATGTGGACTttattaaataaatcaaatggcAGTATAATCGAGGGCTAACCGGCTAAGCTAAAACACAAAGATGAGCAAAAAGGGGTTTTATGGGTTTAAGACAGACGGACAGCTAAAGaaggaagagaagaagaagaagaagaagaaaacatgAAAGAAATAGATTCCTTATGGGAGGAAGTGAGAGAGTTAAGTCTTGGAACCTCATCAACAGCCATAGATCACCTTCATTCACCTCCAACCCCACTTCATTTCCTTCGAAACTACGTCTCTCCAAACAAACCCTGTATCATCGCCAACGCCATCACCCACTGGCCTGCTCTCTCTCTCTGGCCCAACCTCTCCTACCTCTCCCATTCCCTCTGCCACTCCTCCGTTTCCCTCCACCTCACCCCTCATGGCCGCGCTGATTCCCTCGTCCCCTCCACCCCCACCCATCATTCCTTCTGCTTTGCCTCCGCTAACGTGCAGCAAGTGCCCTTCCCACGCGCGCTTGATTGCGTTGTCAATAGTCGACCTGGTAAATTCGTCGCCTACCTGCAGCAGCAGAATGATTGCTTTAGGACGGAGTATTCGGCGGCGTTGGGATCGGACTGCGACGCCCATATTGGGTGGGCGACGGAGGCGCTCGGTTGTTTACCGGAGGCTGTGAATTTGTGGATTGGCAATCGTTTCTCGGAGACGTCTTTTCATAAGGACCATTATGAGAATCTATATGCTGTCGTTTCTGGGAAGAAGCATTTCTTGCTACTTCCTCCTACTGATGTTCACCGCTTGTATATTCGCAATTACCCTGCTTCCCAATACTCCTATTCTGAGGTATCATCtctctttttttctctttttttttttaatgaaaatttatttattgaatttaatATTATAGTTTTGTTGATGGGTTTTTACGAACAATTGTTTGTTTCAATTAACTGTAATATTTTGTTGTTGGGTTTTTAGGAAAATGGAGAATTCAAATTGGAAATGGAGGATCCAGTGAGGTATGTGCCATGGTGCAGTGTGAATCCTTACCCATCTCCTGAGGCTAAAGAGAGCGAAATGGCTAAATTTCCTTTGTATTTCAATGGTCCAAAGCCATTTGAATGTACAGTCAATGCCGGAGAGGTTCTGTATCTGTAAGTtccaattttcttttctctgctcTTTTTCCTCTTGTGTTTGTGGGCTTTCCAGTTCCTGTTAATGTTATCAACACAGCATTAACATGCCAAGTTAGATGTCAATAaatgctcaaaaaaaaaaaaaacaattagatGTCATAGAAATTGAATGTTATCAGGAGTCGGTGTATGAATCTTACGTGGTTTAAAATAATCTTATTCTTATATTTGGCTTATGCCTGTTGATAGAAAAAGTAGCCATTCTCCCCATTTTTCCATATTGTGGCATACAGGTTGATGCTGGTCCTATCGTTGGACAGTTAGCTTATAATGAATTAATGATAATATCATCAGCCAACATAGTTGGGGGTGGATCATTTGCTATCAGACTTGAATTATCAAATAAACTGACCAACAACAATACCGGAAATATAAAACCATAGTTTAGAATTATTATTGTATAGGGGCCTTCCGTGCCAAGTATCCAAACAGACCATAGAACATGAAATTATCATAGAACATGCCTCTTTACAATGATTCCGACATTGATAAAGAGATATAGCCTCAATAAATTTATACAAAGGTACTTGATCTTGAGAGAGATTGCACCGGGGACCTAGAGCTCAATAGATAAATCAGAGATAAAATGGAGAAGAGAAAGAGGCTTTTGGCCATATCTTCAACAACCCTTTCAGCAATTGGAACAAACTTTACCGTAACCGTTATCTTCTCGGTGCAGTGTAGTAATGAAGGACTTTAAGGAAATAAGCAAAAAAGCAAGCCA belongs to Hevea brasiliensis isolate MT/VB/25A 57/8 chromosome 4, ASM3005281v1, whole genome shotgun sequence and includes:
- the LOC110655533 gene encoding lysine-specific demethylase JMJ32 — translated: MKEIDSLWEEVRELSLGTSSTAIDHLHSPPTPLHFLRNYVSPNKPCIIANAITHWPALSLWPNLSYLSHSLCHSSVSLHLTPHGRADSLVPSTPTHHSFCFASANVQQVPFPRALDCVVNSRPGKFVAYLQQQNDCFRTEYSAALGSDCDAHIGWATEALGCLPEAVNLWIGNRFSETSFHKDHYENLYAVVSGKKHFLLLPPTDVHRLYIRNYPASQYSYSEENGEFKLEMEDPVRYVPWCSVNPYPSPEAKESEMAKFPLYFNGPKPFECTVNAGEVLYLPSMWFHHVRQSSDDEGCTIAINYWYDMQFDVKYAYFNFLQSIQYGSTLTQPKCEKYSGSHVSNCNLRDKSCTDAYLVHDNVDSNQDSEDK